Proteins encoded together in one Triticum dicoccoides isolate Atlit2015 ecotype Zavitan chromosome 7B, WEW_v2.0, whole genome shotgun sequence window:
- the LOC119340141 gene encoding dolichyl-diphosphooligosaccharide--protein glycosyltransferase subunit DAD2-like encodes MPKAAGDAKLLFQSLNKAYAATPTNLKIIDLYVVFAMATALVQVVYMGVVGSFPFNSFLSGVLSCIGSAVLAVCLRIQVNNDNKEFKDFPPERAFADFVLCNLVLHLVIMNFLG; translated from the exons ATGCCGAAGGCTGCGGGGGATGCCAAGCTCCTGTTCCAGTCCCTGAACAAGGCCTATGCCGCCACGCCCACGAACCTCAAG ATCATTGACCTGTATGTGGTTTTCGCCATGGCGACTGCCCTTGTTCag GTTGTTTACATGGGAGTAGTTGGGTCATTTCCCTTCAACTCGTTCCTCTCAGGTGTCCTGTCGTGCATAGGAAGTGCAGTTCTTGCTG TGTGCCTCCGTATTCAAGTCAACAATGACAACAAGGAATTCAAG GATTTTCCTCCAGAAAGGGCCTTTGCAGACTTCGTCCTGTGCAACCTGGTGCTCCACCTGGTGATCATGAACTTCCTCGGATAA